A genome region from Thermomonospora amylolytica includes the following:
- a CDS encoding response regulator, whose protein sequence is MIRVLLVDDQALIRGGFRALLENEDDIEVVAEAANGEQGVALALEHRPDVALVDIQMPVMDGIEATRLIAADERLSGVHVVILTNYGLDEYVFNALRAGACGFMVKDTEPADLVQGVRVAARGDALLSPAITRRLIGEYVARRPGPAPGALEVLTNREREVTALVARGLSNDEIAAHMVISPTTAKTHVSRAMTKLGARDRAQLVVFAYESGLVTPRRG, encoded by the coding sequence GTGATCCGGGTGCTGCTCGTGGACGACCAGGCGCTCATCCGCGGCGGCTTCCGGGCCCTGCTGGAGAACGAGGACGACATCGAGGTGGTGGCCGAGGCCGCCAACGGCGAGCAGGGCGTCGCGCTGGCCCTGGAGCACCGGCCCGACGTCGCCCTGGTCGACATCCAGATGCCGGTGATGGACGGCATCGAGGCGACCCGGCTGATCGCCGCCGACGAGCGGCTGAGCGGCGTCCACGTGGTGATCCTCACCAACTACGGCCTCGACGAGTACGTCTTCAACGCGCTGCGCGCCGGCGCGTGCGGCTTCATGGTCAAGGACACCGAGCCCGCCGACCTGGTGCAGGGCGTCAGGGTCGCAGCCCGCGGCGACGCGCTGCTGTCCCCCGCGATCACCCGCCGCCTGATCGGCGAGTACGTCGCCCGGCGTCCCGGGCCCGCGCCCGGGGCGCTCGAGGTGCTGACCAACCGCGAACGCGAGGTCACCGCGCTGGTGGCCCGCGGCCTATCCAACGACGAGATCGCCGCCCACATGGTGATCAGCCCGACCACCGCGAAGACCCACGTCAGCAGGGCGATGACCAAGCTGGGCGCCAGGGACCGCGCCCAGCTGGTGGTGTTCGCCTACGAGTCCGGCCTCGTCACTCCGCGGCGCGGCTGA
- a CDS encoding ABC transporter ATP-binding protein, whose product MTTTDLAQAREQSIPPPDADSVAGLLRPYLWSFTAVVILQIIGAVAGLAPLLAVAELGRVLLAPGPIDHDHVRFVVIAGAAGLFARLLFTAASSGIGHLLDDRVQLSFRRRLAARLGRVPIGWFSRRRTGELAKVVGEDVSAVHPFIAHTPGELVSAFVVPLVSLTYLFTVDWRLTLVTLIPVALAVALVPLMMTPARLREQKEFDAAMGRIADSVVEFVQGIAVVKAFGGSERAHRRFRTAVDDFVGSFFLMVRGLAGIAAGMQVVLSPPFVLLVVLIGGAALITNGSMAAADLLPFLLLGLGLTAPVEALGHGFDDMQAARRAVGRIRDVLGVRSLPEPAHPVTPRGHRVELRGVRFGYDADHEVLRGIDLVLEPGTVTAVVGPSGSGKSTLVQLLPRFFDPTHGSVALGGVDLRDIGSRRLYRMVSFVFQDVRLLRASVADNIALAVPQADPDDVVRAARQANIHDRILQLPRGYDTVIGEDAGLSGGEAQRIAIARALLADAPVLVLDEATAFADPHTEQAVRRALATLKGDRTILVIAHRLETIADADTVVMLENGSIVERGRPAELLAQDGRFAAFWRSHRSAVTGQTQAHGGVPQGDEPR is encoded by the coding sequence ATGACCACCACCGACCTCGCCCAGGCGAGGGAGCAGTCCATACCGCCACCGGATGCCGACTCCGTGGCGGGGCTGCTGCGCCCTTATCTGTGGAGTTTCACCGCCGTGGTGATCCTGCAGATCATCGGTGCCGTCGCGGGCCTGGCGCCGCTGCTGGCGGTCGCCGAACTGGGCCGTGTGCTGCTGGCGCCCGGCCCGATCGATCACGACCATGTCCGGTTCGTCGTGATCGCGGGTGCGGCCGGCCTGTTCGCCCGGCTGCTGTTCACCGCCGCGTCCTCCGGAATCGGGCACCTTCTCGACGACCGGGTGCAACTGTCGTTCCGCCGGCGGCTGGCCGCGCGGCTGGGGCGCGTACCGATCGGCTGGTTCTCCCGGCGCCGGACCGGCGAGCTGGCGAAGGTGGTGGGGGAGGACGTCAGCGCCGTGCACCCGTTCATCGCCCACACCCCCGGCGAGCTCGTCTCCGCGTTCGTGGTGCCGCTGGTGTCGCTGACCTACCTGTTCACCGTCGACTGGCGGCTCACGCTGGTCACGCTGATACCGGTGGCGCTGGCGGTGGCGCTGGTCCCGCTGATGATGACCCCGGCCCGGCTGCGCGAGCAGAAGGAGTTCGACGCGGCCATGGGCCGGATCGCCGATTCCGTCGTCGAGTTCGTCCAGGGAATCGCGGTGGTCAAGGCGTTCGGCGGATCCGAGCGCGCCCACCGCAGATTCCGCACGGCCGTGGACGATTTCGTCGGCTCCTTCTTCCTGATGGTGCGCGGTCTCGCCGGGATCGCCGCGGGCATGCAGGTGGTGCTGTCACCGCCGTTCGTGCTGCTGGTCGTGCTGATCGGCGGTGCCGCCCTGATCACGAACGGCTCCATGGCCGCGGCCGACCTGCTGCCCTTCCTGCTGCTCGGGCTGGGCCTGACCGCCCCGGTGGAGGCGCTGGGCCACGGCTTCGACGACATGCAGGCCGCCCGACGCGCGGTCGGCCGGATCCGGGACGTGCTCGGCGTGCGGTCGCTGCCGGAGCCCGCGCACCCGGTCACACCGCGGGGACACCGGGTGGAACTGCGCGGCGTTCGATTCGGTTACGACGCCGACCACGAGGTGCTGCGCGGGATCGACCTGGTGCTCGAACCGGGGACGGTCACCGCGGTCGTCGGGCCGTCGGGCAGCGGAAAGTCCACGCTGGTCCAGCTGTTGCCGCGGTTCTTCGACCCGACCCACGGGTCGGTCGCCCTCGGCGGCGTCGATCTCCGCGACATCGGCAGCCGGCGGCTCTACCGGATGGTCTCCTTCGTCTTCCAGGACGTTCGCCTGCTGCGCGCGTCGGTCGCCGACAACATCGCGCTGGCGGTGCCGCAGGCCGACCCCGACGACGTGGTGCGCGCCGCCCGGCAGGCGAACATCCACGATCGGATCCTCCAGCTGCCGCGCGGATACGACACGGTGATCGGTGAGGACGCCGGGCTGTCGGGCGGCGAGGCACAGCGGATCGCGATCGCCCGCGCACTGCTCGCCGACGCGCCCGTCCTGGTGCTCGACGAGGCGACCGCCTTCGCCGACCCGCACACCGAACAGGCGGTGCGCCGGGCCCTGGCGACGCTGAAGGGCGACCGGACGATCCTGGTCATCGCCCACCGCCTGGAGACGATCGCCGACGCCGACACCGTCGTGATGCTGGAGAACGGATCGATCGTCGAACGCGGCAGGCCCGCCGAGCTGCTGGCACAGGACGGAAGGTTCGCCGCGTTCTGGCGATCCCACCGATCGGCGGTCACCGGCCAGACCCAAGCCCACGGTGGCGTACCGCAAGGAGACGAACCCCGATGA
- a CDS encoding cupin domain-containing protein, whose amino-acid sequence MTVAPIDLFASFIHLRQGGQIHAGKRTTDPGRDGWRLTAFHAKTDADVHADHWEVHPEAEEVVSCLIGTIRLYLRPERPGQAEEEIRLTAGTAAIIPRGRWHRIELDTPSNIMAVTLPRGSRLEKRTGT is encoded by the coding sequence ATGACCGTCGCCCCGATCGATCTCTTCGCGTCCTTCATCCACCTCCGCCAAGGCGGCCAGATCCACGCCGGGAAAAGAACCACCGACCCCGGCCGGGACGGCTGGCGGCTGACGGCCTTCCACGCCAAGACCGACGCCGACGTCCACGCCGACCACTGGGAGGTCCATCCCGAGGCCGAGGAGGTCGTGTCCTGCCTCATCGGGACGATACGCCTCTACCTGCGTCCGGAGCGGCCGGGACAGGCGGAGGAGGAGATCAGGCTGACGGCCGGGACCGCCGCCATCATCCCGCGCGGGCGCTGGCACCGCATCGAGCTGGACACCCCCAGCAACATCATGGCCGTCACCCTGCCGCGGGGCAGCCGGCTGGAGAAGCGGACCGGGACCTAG
- a CDS encoding erythromycin esterase family protein, whose protein sequence is MVADIKDAVHAVDAAAVMGLLPARPRLLALGEPTHGEDTLLDLRNELFRQFVEQEGYRWIAIESDCVMGLVVDDYVTSGTGTLDEVMERGFSHGWGASAANRELVRWMRAHNDGRPASERLRFAGFDGPLEITHAASPRQSLTALHGYLAARVDADLLPCTAETLDRLLGADDRWTNPAAMMDPSRSVGRSAEAERLRLLADDLVALLDAQTPGLIAASARDDWERARLYGRTATGLLRYHFWMADTSPNRMTRLVSLRDQMMADNLLAVAEQGPVLVHAHNGHLQRHKSTMRMGGLPLEWWSAGAIVSARLGEEYAFLATALGTIRHQGVDTPPPDTVEGLLYALPEDRYVVDPRRLATALGDARPAPRVSPWFGYSPLDPAHLAENDGIVFVKDVPQS, encoded by the coding sequence ATGGTTGCTGACATCAAGGACGCCGTCCATGCCGTCGATGCCGCCGCCGTCATGGGGCTGCTCCCGGCCCGGCCACGGCTGCTCGCACTGGGCGAACCCACCCACGGCGAGGACACTTTGCTCGACCTGCGCAACGAGCTCTTCCGGCAGTTCGTCGAGCAGGAGGGCTACCGGTGGATCGCGATCGAGAGCGACTGCGTGATGGGCCTGGTCGTGGACGACTACGTCACCTCGGGCACGGGCACCCTCGATGAGGTCATGGAGCGCGGATTCAGCCACGGGTGGGGCGCGTCCGCGGCCAACCGCGAACTCGTGCGCTGGATGCGCGCCCACAACGACGGCCGGCCCGCGTCCGAACGGCTCCGCTTCGCCGGTTTCGACGGCCCGCTGGAGATCACTCACGCCGCGAGCCCCCGGCAGTCCCTGACCGCACTCCACGGCTACCTCGCGGCCAGGGTGGACGCGGACCTGCTCCCCTGCACCGCGGAAACGCTCGACCGCCTGCTCGGCGCTGACGACCGGTGGACGAATCCCGCCGCGATGATGGACCCGTCCCGATCCGTGGGGCGGTCGGCCGAGGCCGAGCGATTGCGGCTGCTCGCCGACGATCTGGTGGCGCTGCTCGACGCGCAGACGCCGGGCCTGATCGCGGCGTCTGCGCGGGACGACTGGGAACGGGCGCGTCTGTACGGGCGCACCGCCACCGGCCTGCTGCGCTACCACTTCTGGATGGCCGACACGTCACCGAACCGCATGACACGGCTGGTGAGCCTGCGGGACCAGATGATGGCCGACAACCTCCTCGCCGTCGCCGAGCAGGGCCCGGTATTGGTCCACGCCCACAACGGCCATCTCCAGCGCCACAAGTCCACGATGCGGATGGGCGGCCTGCCGCTGGAGTGGTGGAGCGCCGGCGCGATCGTGAGCGCCCGCCTGGGCGAGGAGTACGCCTTCCTGGCCACGGCCCTCGGCACGATCCGGCACCAGGGAGTGGACACCCCGCCCCCCGACACCGTCGAAGGGCTTCTGTACGCGCTCCCGGAGGACCGATACGTCGTCGACCCCCGCCGGCTGGCCACCGCCCTCGGCGACGCGCGGCCCGCCCCCCGCGTGTCCCCCTGGTTCGGCTACTCCCCGCTGGACCCGGCCCACCTGGCCGAAAACGACGGGATCGTTTTCGTCAAGGACGTCCCGCAGAGCTAG
- a CDS encoding MFS transporter — protein sequence MAVVQFMVSLDLSVVNVGLPQIATGLGFSAVGLTWVIHAYALTFGGLLLLGGKAADRYGRKRVLLLGLGLFGLASLLGGLAQEPGHLVAARAAQGVGAAALAPAALALLTAAFPAGKARIRAFGVWSATNAAGGALGVLIGGLLTEYAGWRWVMFVSVPMAACALALAWRGITAGPPAARGGRPDVLGAVLATAGMTLLVFGVVRTDRYAWASPVTLTTLAVAAALLAAFVHVERTTAREPLIRLGLLANRSVAGANAFNLLAGAAMAAAFYFLSLYLQQVLGTGPALTGIMFVPLALAVIAGSVLAVRLGYRLAPRTLLVIGGLLTATGFAWFGLISPDGAFTTDVLGPSIVAGVGFGLCLGPVVSTATTGVAPHETGIASGLLNSSRQIGASLGLAALGTAAHHRTGQTVTPETLNEGYALGLTLGAALLAAAALIALTVPRRTGPPARAEQAGGRDLLPARD from the coding sequence GTGGCCGTCGTGCAGTTCATGGTGTCGCTGGACCTGTCGGTCGTGAACGTCGGACTCCCGCAGATCGCCACCGGCCTCGGCTTCAGCGCGGTGGGCCTGACCTGGGTGATCCACGCCTACGCCCTCACCTTCGGCGGACTGCTGCTGCTGGGCGGCAAGGCCGCCGACCGGTACGGCCGCAAGCGGGTCCTGCTGCTCGGGCTCGGCCTGTTCGGCCTGGCCTCTCTCCTCGGCGGCCTGGCCCAGGAACCCGGCCACCTCGTCGCCGCCCGCGCCGCGCAGGGCGTCGGGGCCGCCGCGCTGGCTCCGGCCGCGCTGGCGCTGCTGACCGCGGCGTTCCCCGCCGGCAAGGCCCGCATCCGGGCCTTCGGAGTCTGGAGCGCGACGAACGCCGCCGGAGGCGCCCTCGGCGTCCTGATCGGCGGCCTGCTCACCGAGTACGCCGGCTGGCGCTGGGTGATGTTCGTGAGCGTGCCGATGGCCGCCTGCGCGCTGGCCCTGGCCTGGCGCGGCATCACCGCCGGCCCGCCGGCCGCCCGCGGCGGCCGCCCGGACGTGCTCGGCGCCGTCCTGGCCACGGCGGGCATGACCCTGCTGGTGTTCGGCGTCGTCCGCACCGACCGGTACGCGTGGGCCTCGCCGGTCACCCTGACGACCCTGGCGGTCGCCGCCGCGCTGCTGGCCGCGTTCGTCCACGTCGAGCGGACCACCGCCCGCGAACCGCTGATCCGGCTCGGCCTGCTCGCCAACCGCTCGGTCGCCGGCGCGAACGCCTTCAACCTCCTGGCCGGTGCGGCCATGGCCGCGGCCTTCTACTTCCTGTCCCTCTACCTCCAGCAGGTCCTCGGGACCGGGCCGGCGCTGACCGGGATCATGTTCGTGCCGCTCGCCCTCGCAGTGATCGCCGGCTCCGTGCTCGCCGTCCGACTCGGCTACCGCCTCGCTCCCCGGACCCTCCTGGTCATCGGCGGGCTCCTGACCGCGACCGGGTTCGCCTGGTTCGGCCTGATCAGCCCCGACGGGGCCTTCACCACCGACGTCCTGGGACCCTCGATCGTCGCCGGCGTCGGCTTCGGGCTCTGCCTCGGACCGGTCGTCTCCACCGCCACCACCGGCGTCGCGCCCCACGAGACCGGCATCGCCTCAGGGCTGCTCAACAGCTCACGCCAGATCGGCGCCTCACTCGGGCTCGCCGCCCTCGGCACCGCGGCCCACCACCGCACCGGCCAGACCGTCACGCCCGAGACCCTCAACGAGGGATACGCGCTCGGCCTGACCCTCGGCGCCGCGCTCCTGGCCGCCGCCGCCCTCATCGCCCTCACCGTCCCGCGCCGGACCGGCCCGCCGGCACGGGCCGAGCAGGCCGGTGGCCGTGATCTGCTCCCCGCCCGGGACTGA
- a CDS encoding ABC transporter ATP-binding protein, which produces MIRMLLRVLGHQYARPVRRTVALMTTTAVAEGLSYALLVPVLRALFGNDPGDARPWLIAFGAAVAVYAVLRYVSDLSGFRVATTLLRGMYHRLGDHLARLPLGWYGAGRVGEVSVLASHGVLQAMSVIAHLLAPFVSAWATPLTIVVVMLAFNWQMGLAALLAAPVVAATQIWTGRSMAAADAERAERGHEATGRVIEYLQAQPVLRVGGRTAERFRLLDDSLRELQRASRRTVLSALPGVVGLTLVVQTMFTVLLVLGAYLALGGDIGAAEVLTILVLAARCADPLLSLSDLAGKLRGARAELARLDAVLRTEPLPEPREPIQPAGHDLELESVTFHHGDRTVIDGVSLSVPEGQRLAVVGPSGAGKSTLLQLLARFYDVDAGAVRVGGVDVRAISTEALTAQIAIVFQDVYLFDGTIEENVRLGRPDADEAEVRAAATAARLDEVIERLPGGWATNVGEGGALLSGGERQRVSIARALLKNAPIVLLDEVTSALDPINEAAVHEGIERLMAGRTVVMVAHRLRTVQRADRIVFLDGGRIVEEGTHDELLRRGGRYADYWNMSLTPAASE; this is translated from the coding sequence ATGATCCGAATGCTGCTGCGCGTGCTGGGACACCAGTACGCCCGGCCGGTGCGCCGCACCGTGGCCCTGATGACGACGACCGCGGTGGCCGAGGGCCTGTCCTACGCGCTGCTGGTTCCGGTGCTGCGGGCACTGTTCGGAAACGACCCCGGGGACGCCCGGCCCTGGCTGATCGCGTTCGGGGCCGCAGTCGCGGTCTACGCGGTGCTGCGCTACGTCAGCGACCTGTCCGGTTTCCGCGTCGCCACCACGCTGCTGCGCGGCATGTACCACCGGCTCGGCGATCACCTGGCCCGGCTGCCCCTCGGCTGGTACGGCGCCGGCCGCGTCGGGGAGGTGTCCGTCCTGGCCAGCCACGGCGTCCTGCAGGCGATGAGCGTGATCGCGCATCTGCTGGCACCGTTCGTCTCCGCCTGGGCGACGCCCCTGACGATCGTCGTCGTGATGCTCGCCTTCAACTGGCAGATGGGGCTGGCCGCGTTGCTCGCCGCACCGGTCGTGGCGGCGACCCAGATCTGGACGGGACGCTCGATGGCCGCCGCCGACGCCGAACGCGCCGAACGCGGCCACGAGGCCACCGGGCGGGTCATCGAATACCTCCAGGCCCAGCCGGTGCTGCGCGTCGGCGGCCGGACCGCCGAACGCTTCCGGCTGCTCGACGACTCGCTGCGGGAACTGCAGCGCGCGTCCCGCCGTACCGTGCTGTCGGCGCTGCCCGGTGTGGTGGGCCTGACGCTGGTGGTGCAGACGATGTTCACCGTGCTGCTGGTCCTGGGCGCCTACCTCGCGCTCGGCGGGGACATCGGCGCGGCGGAGGTCCTGACGATCCTGGTCCTGGCCGCCCGCTGCGCGGATCCGTTGCTGTCGCTGTCGGACCTGGCCGGCAAACTCCGCGGCGCACGTGCCGAGCTGGCCAGGCTCGACGCGGTGTTGCGCACCGAGCCGCTGCCGGAACCTCGCGAACCGATCCAGCCGGCAGGCCATGACCTGGAGCTGGAGTCCGTCACCTTCCACCACGGCGACCGCACGGTGATCGACGGCGTGTCGTTGTCCGTGCCCGAAGGACAGCGGCTCGCCGTTGTCGGACCGTCGGGTGCGGGCAAGAGCACCTTGCTGCAGTTGCTCGCGCGGTTCTACGACGTGGACGCGGGCGCGGTGCGCGTGGGGGGCGTGGACGTGCGCGCCATCAGCACCGAGGCGTTGACGGCGCAGATCGCCATCGTCTTCCAGGACGTCTATCTCTTCGACGGCACGATCGAGGAGAACGTGCGTCTGGGCCGTCCCGACGCCGACGAGGCCGAGGTGCGGGCGGCGGCGACCGCGGCGCGACTGGACGAGGTCATCGAGCGGCTGCCGGGCGGATGGGCGACCAATGTCGGCGAGGGCGGCGCCCTGCTGTCGGGCGGTGAGCGCCAGCGCGTCTCGATCGCGCGGGCGCTGCTGAAGAACGCGCCCATCGTCCTGCTGGACGAGGTGACCTCCGCGCTGGACCCGATCAACGAGGCGGCCGTCCACGAGGGCATCGAGCGACTGATGGCGGGCCGGACGGTGGTGATGGTGGCGCATCGGCTGCGGACCGTCCAACGCGCCGACCGCATCGTCTTCCTGGACGGCGGCCGCATCGTGGAGGAGGGCACCCACGACGAACTGCTGCGCCGCGGTGGCCGCTACGCCGACTACTGGAACATGTCCCTGACACCGGCGGCGAGTGAATGA
- a CDS encoding sensor histidine kinase, whose amino-acid sequence MRFVDRWRPFAQDVLLAAAMALLLSVFVFNTPGAGAPDLAAALAGSLALVAWRRAPLLALLVSTACMLVVAARVQPGPAAAYPVMVSVFAAVRVGHRLAAALASLVFLGAGLAVNLSGADGSGQNLQDTTLLVGWFVAAGVVATVTRHRQAYLEEAQRRAAEAERTREEAARRRAGEERLRIARELHDSLTHSISVIKVQAGVAVHLARRRGEEVPPALLAIQEASGDAMRELRATLEVLRDSGRPDDQALASGLDRLDDLVERARSTGLPATVTICGTRRELPAEVDRAAYRIVQEALTNVSRHAGGATAQVRIDYADGELVVQVDDDGEADPAAPPVPGTGLLGMRERVAALGGRLRAEPRPEGGFTVRAELPLGEPS is encoded by the coding sequence ATGAGGTTTGTGGACCGGTGGCGGCCGTTCGCCCAGGACGTCCTGCTCGCCGCCGCGATGGCCCTCCTGCTGTCGGTCTTCGTGTTCAATACGCCGGGTGCGGGCGCGCCGGATCTCGCGGCCGCCCTCGCCGGCTCGCTCGCGCTCGTCGCCTGGCGGCGGGCGCCCCTGCTGGCGTTGCTCGTCAGCACGGCCTGCATGCTGGTGGTCGCGGCGCGCGTCCAGCCGGGCCCGGCGGCCGCCTATCCGGTGATGGTGTCGGTGTTCGCCGCGGTCAGGGTCGGCCATCGGCTGGCCGCGGCGCTGGCGAGCCTGGTCTTCCTGGGCGCCGGCCTGGCGGTGAACCTGTCCGGCGCCGACGGGTCCGGGCAGAACCTCCAGGACACCACGCTGCTGGTCGGCTGGTTCGTGGCGGCCGGCGTGGTGGCGACGGTGACCCGGCACCGGCAGGCGTACCTGGAGGAGGCCCAGCGGCGGGCCGCCGAGGCCGAACGCACCCGCGAGGAGGCGGCCCGGCGCCGCGCGGGCGAGGAGCGGCTGCGCATCGCCAGGGAACTGCACGACTCGCTCACCCACAGCATCTCGGTCATCAAGGTCCAGGCCGGGGTGGCCGTCCACCTGGCGCGCAGGCGCGGCGAGGAGGTGCCTCCCGCGCTGCTGGCCATCCAGGAGGCCAGCGGCGACGCCATGCGCGAGCTGCGCGCCACCCTGGAGGTGCTGCGCGATTCCGGCCGCCCCGACGACCAGGCCCTGGCCAGCGGCCTGGACCGGCTCGACGACCTGGTGGAGCGGGCCCGCTCGACCGGGCTGCCGGCCACGGTGACGATCTGCGGCACGCGGCGGGAGCTGCCGGCCGAGGTGGACCGGGCCGCGTACCGGATCGTCCAGGAGGCGCTCACCAACGTCTCCAGGCACGCCGGCGGGGCGACCGCGCAGGTGCGCATCGACTACGCGGACGGGGAGCTGGTCGTGCAGGTCGACGACGACGGCGAGGCCGACCCGGCCGCGCCGCCCGTGCCCGGCACGGGTCTGCTCGGCATGCGCGAGCGCGTCGCGGCGCTCGGCGGCCGGCTGCGGGCCGAGCCGCGCCCCGAGGGCGGCTTCACCGTACGCGCCGAGCTTCCCCTGGGAGAACCGTCGTGA